The Rhodopirellula halodulae sequence AAATCGCCCTACGTGCTGACTCTGGTATCGCGACCGAGCAGTAGCCACAACGGATGATCGCTTCAGGAGAGCAATTCTCGCGTGGCGGCTTCAATGTCCGGTTTCCGCATCAACGATTCGCCAACGAGAATGGCTTTGATGCCGCCGGCTTTCAATGCGGCCACGTCGTCTGCGGTACGGATCCCGCTTTCGCCGACAATCAAACGATCGCTGGGGATGTCGGTGGCAAGACGCACGCAGTGTTGCAGATCGGTCTTGAATGTTCGCAGGTCTCGATTGTTGATTCCCACCAAACGAGTCTTGGTCGCGAGAACGGCGTCCAGGTTCTCCGGTTCGAAAAGTTCGATCAGCGTTTGCAGACCCAACTCAGAGGCTTGTTCGTCCAGCTCAATCAGTTGCTGTGGCGAGAGACATTCGGCAATCAAAAGCACCGCATCGGCACCCGCCTGGCGTGCTTGCAACAGTTGATAAGGATCGACGATGAAGTCCTTCCGTAGGATCGGAAGCTCCACCGCGGAACGGACCTGTCGCAGGTAATCGAGCGAACCTTGAAAGAACGGTTCATCCGTGAGAACGCTGATGCACGCGGCTCCGCCTGACTCATAGTCGCGAGCGATCGTCGGCGGATCAAAGTCCTCTCGGATCAATCCCGCGGACGGGCTGGCTCGTTTGACCTCGGCGATCAAGCGAACTCGATCGGTTGCCGCGAGTGAACCGTGAAAGTCTTTGCAGGGCGGCAAATCCTTCACCGCCGCCGACAGTTCAGCCGGGGCGATCGAAGCTTTGTCTCGCGCGATGACGTCGCGGGTTTTGACCAGGATGTCGTCGAGAATGGTCATCGCTGGGGAAGGATCCGATCAGTGTTTGAAGTGACGGCGGCCGGTGAAGACCATTGCGATTTCATGTTCATCGCAAGCGGCAACGACTTCGTCATCACGACGCGAACCGCCGGGTTGGATGATCGCCAGCACACCGGCTTTGGCGGCGGCTTCGATCGAATCGGGGAAGGGGAAGAAAGCATCCGACGCCAAGATCGCTCCGTCGGAACGCTCGCCGGCTTTGTTGATCGAGATTTCAACACTATCCACGCGGCTCATCTGTCCCGCGCCCACACCGATCAGCGAGGTGTCTTTTGCCAAGACAATCGCGTTGCTTTTGACATGACGGACCATTTCCCAACCGAAAGAGATGTCGTCCCACAAGTCATCGTCGACGGGGGTTTCCGTGACCGTTTTCCATTGCAGTGGTGAGCTGACCATTCGATCAGCATCTTGAACCAGCATGCCGCCGCTGATGAATCGTCGGGAAATTTGGCGGGTTGCTTCGTCCAAACGCCCGACCTGCATCAAACGAACGTTGTCTTTCCAACGAGGTTTGGTGGTCAGCAAACCGACTGCACCGGCTTCAAAGTCGGGGGCCACGATGGCTTCGATGAACAAGCCTGGCTGGCAAAGGAATTCCGCCGTGGCTTCGTCCACGGTTCGGTTCATGCCGATGACCGAACCAAAGGCGGACAGTGGGTCACCCGCCATGGCTTTGTCGACCGCATCGGACAGCGTTTCGCCGGTGGCGGCACCGCACGGGTTGTTGTGTTTGATGACCGAGACGGCTGGTTCGGCGAAACTGCGAGCGATGTCCAGTGCCGCGTCGAGGTCCAACAGGTTGTTGTACGACAGTTCCTTACCGCTGATCTGGCGAGCCGAAACTAGGTTGGCAGAACGATCCGACGAATCGGTGTACAGAGCGGCGCGCTGGTGAGGGTTCTCACCGTATCGCAATTGGGTTTTGCGTCGCAGCGACACGTGCATCGATGCGGGGAACTCGCCGCCGACCGAATCGCCCTGCATGTAATCCGCGATGGCTCGGTCGTAGCCAGCCGTGTGGTCGAAAGCTTCCGCCGCCAATTGGGTTCGCAATTCGTCCGTGGTGCCGCCCATGTTCTCGAGCTGGTCCAGGATCTCGCCGTACTGTTCCGGGCTGGTGGCGATCGCGACGTCGCCATGATTCTTCGCTGCGGCTCGCACCAAGCTTGGTCCGCCGATGTCGATCTGTTCGATGCATTCGCCTCGGGTCGCACCCGGACGACTGACGGTGGCAGCGAATGGATACAAATTCACAACGACCAAATCGAACGGTTCGATGTCGTGATCGGCGATCGTATCCATGTGATCGTCCAAATCACGCCGAGCCAGAATCCCAGCGAAAATTCGCGGATGCAGGGTTTTGACTCGGCCGTTGAGCATCTCGGGAAACCCCGTGTACTCTGCGACGTCTTCGACTTCGATGCCGGATTGCTCCAAATGGGCTCGCGTCCCACCGGTGCTGTAGATCGTGACTCCGGCGGCGGACAGTCCAGCTGCAAAATCGGTCAGACCCATCTTGTCGCTGACACTGATCAATGCGTTTCGGACGGGGACGACATCTGACACGGGAAACCACTCGGCTCAAGAAAACGGTTGGAAACCAAATGGTTTCCGGCAAATCAAACCGACATGTTCCTTCCCACCGCCAAGACGGTCAAGGCACCGTTGCAGATCCGATCATGCGGCAAAAGGTTCCGCGGGCATGCGGACCGGAATCCCGGCCGCGGCCATGTGCTGTTTCGTCTCTCCGATGGGGTGGGTGCCGAAGTGAAAAATGCTGGCGGCCAGAACCGCGTCGGCTTTCCCGTCGCGAATGGCCTCGACTAAGTGATCCGGATGTCCCGCGCCGCCACTGGCCACGACGGGGATCTTCACCGCTTCGCTGACCGCTCGCGTGATGGGAATGTCATACCCGTCGCAGGTACCATCGGCGTCCATGCTGGTCAGCACGATTTCACCCGCTCCCAGCTCCTCGACGCGTTTGGCCCATTCGACCGCCTGCAATCCGGTTGGTTTGCGACCGCCGTTGATGTGCACTTCCCAGAATTCCTCGCCGTTCTTCTGGACTCGTTTCGGGTCGATGTTCACCACGATGCATTGGCGTCCAAATCGATCGGCCGCTTGGCGAATGAAGTCCGGATTGGTGACCGCCGAGGAGTTGATCGAAACCTTGTCACATCCGGCGGACAGCAACGCTCGCACATCATCGACGGTTCGAACGCCACCACCGACGGTCAGCGGCATGAAGACTTGCTCCGCCGTTCGCCGAACCACGTCCAGCAAGATCGCCCGTTCCTCGTGGCTGGCGGTGATGTCCAAAAAGACCAGCTCGTCCGCACCCTCCGCTTCGTAGCGACGAGCCACCTCGACCGGATCCCCCGCATCGCGAAGATTGACAAAGTTGGTGCCTTTGACGACTCGGCCGCCGTGAACATCGAGGCAGGGAATGACGCGAGCGGAAAGCATGGTGAGTTCCAAATGAATCGGCTGATGAGCGAGGCAACGCTATCAACGTACCCAATCAGATTTCAAAACGGCAAGCATGCATGTCGGCCGTTGGTGCCCGGAAGCGAGCGAAAACGATTGGCGGGAACTATTCCGCTTGAACTTTGAACCGCAGATCATTGATCTTGGCCTGCGGGTGTTCCTTGGCCAGCTTTTTCAAAATCCGTCGTTTCTGAAACGTCAGCTCCTGCATCACGACGCTGTCAACGGCGTAGATCATCAACACGCCTCGCTGCAGTTTGCCGACTCGGAACGAATTCGCGATTTGTGAATCGACGGCGGATTGGATGGTGCTGGTGAGTGCCGATTCGGCACCCACGGAAGCGTACCCGCGGCGGCTCATCAATTGAGAGATCAGACTGCCAATCGCCCTCGGGCCGCTGGATTTCTCCTCGACCAATTTCGGAGGCGGCTGGTTGGGGCGACGCGGTCCCATGACGATCAGCGATCGCGAGCCATGGGCATGATCACGTAGGCGTACCCGTCATCGGTTTGCAACAGAGCCGGTGATTTCGCGGATTCAATTTCCATCACCACGGTCGACTCGTTGTCCATCACTTTGCAGAAGTCCGCCAGGTAACGATGGTCCATCGTCAGCGTGATTGACTCGCCGTCGTAAGCGATCGGAAGCTCAATTTGGGACTCTCCCAGATCCGCTGTTTTGGCTTCCAGCTTCAGCGTGCCATCGGCGAAAGTGAAGTCCACCCCGCGGCTGTCCAAGTCGGTCACAATCGCGGCTTGGCGAAGGGCGGCGAACAGAGGTCCGACCGTCACGTCGATCTGAACCGCGTTCTCTCGTTGGGGCAAAACCTGACGCCAGTTTGGATAGCGACCCTCGACCAGACGGCTGCTGATGACGGCTCGTG is a genomic window containing:
- the trpC gene encoding indole-3-glycerol phosphate synthase TrpC, whose amino-acid sequence is MTILDDILVKTRDVIARDKASIAPAELSAAVKDLPPCKDFHGSLAATDRVRLIAEVKRASPSAGLIREDFDPPTIARDYESGGAACISVLTDEPFFQGSLDYLRQVRSAVELPILRKDFIVDPYQLLQARQAGADAVLLIAECLSPQQLIELDEQASELGLQTLIELFEPENLDAVLATKTRLVGINNRDLRTFKTDLQHCVRLATDIPSDRLIVGESGIRTADDVAALKAGGIKAILVGESLMRKPDIEAATRELLS
- the purH gene encoding bifunctional phosphoribosylaminoimidazolecarboxamide formyltransferase/IMP cyclohydrolase, which translates into the protein MSDVVPVRNALISVSDKMGLTDFAAGLSAAGVTIYSTGGTRAHLEQSGIEVEDVAEYTGFPEMLNGRVKTLHPRIFAGILARRDLDDHMDTIADHDIEPFDLVVVNLYPFAATVSRPGATRGECIEQIDIGGPSLVRAAAKNHGDVAIATSPEQYGEILDQLENMGGTTDELRTQLAAEAFDHTAGYDRAIADYMQGDSVGGEFPASMHVSLRRKTQLRYGENPHQRAALYTDSSDRSANLVSARQISGKELSYNNLLDLDAALDIARSFAEPAVSVIKHNNPCGAATGETLSDAVDKAMAGDPLSAFGSVIGMNRTVDEATAEFLCQPGLFIEAIVAPDFEAGAVGLLTTKPRWKDNVRLMQVGRLDEATRQISRRFISGGMLVQDADRMVSSPLQWKTVTETPVDDDLWDDISFGWEMVRHVKSNAIVLAKDTSLIGVGAGQMSRVDSVEISINKAGERSDGAILASDAFFPFPDSIEAAAKAGVLAIIQPGGSRRDDEVVAACDEHEIAMVFTGRRHFKH
- the hisF gene encoding imidazole glycerol phosphate synthase subunit HisF, with the translated sequence MLSARVIPCLDVHGGRVVKGTNFVNLRDAGDPVEVARRYEAEGADELVFLDITASHEERAILLDVVRRTAEQVFMPLTVGGGVRTVDDVRALLSAGCDKVSINSSAVTNPDFIRQAADRFGRQCIVVNIDPKRVQKNGEEFWEVHINGGRKPTGLQAVEWAKRVEELGAGEIVLTSMDADGTCDGYDIPITRAVSEAVKIPVVASGGAGHPDHLVEAIRDGKADAVLAASIFHFGTHPIGETKQHMAAAGIPVRMPAEPFAA
- a CDS encoding DUF721 domain-containing protein — its product is MGPRRPNQPPPKLVEEKSSGPRAIGSLISQLMSRRGYASVGAESALTSTIQSAVDSQIANSFRVGKLQRGVLMIYAVDSVVMQELTFQKRRILKKLAKEHPQAKINDLRFKVQAE